A section of the Arabiibacter massiliensis genome encodes:
- a CDS encoding LysR family transcriptional regulator encodes MQIEVLREFLELSSSLRYRAAAKRLHMSQSALSSHIAKLEQEIGSPLFVRDRGEARLSLQGKMLVEYACELIELHDKAIEALRDASSTREITLARPFTRDTLSFFLRISSQLSRESDSVDVSMKDVSSKSVFAAFEAGEIDCFACNACVEEYLSESYPTIRVKKVELKQYPTHKVRVRADSELARMQTIGLEDLRGATFGLPASPGLESARVALGEFFKYLDFTPRVVLKSGDNVDEFRISLCKEDAICIIPQDSVEMDGYLIKEIDTGRPETVNAYVRIDDSRPELQKLVDIIEREAASF; translated from the coding sequence ATGCAAATCGAGGTTCTCCGAGAATTTCTCGAGCTTTCATCGTCCCTTAGGTATCGTGCTGCGGCAAAGAGGCTGCATATGAGCCAATCGGCTCTTAGCTCCCACATTGCAAAACTGGAGCAGGAAATAGGATCTCCCCTCTTCGTTCGGGACAGAGGAGAGGCGAGGCTGAGCCTCCAAGGCAAAATGCTCGTCGAATACGCATGCGAATTGATCGAGCTGCACGACAAAGCCATCGAAGCGTTGCGCGACGCGTCCTCTACCAGGGAGATTACTTTAGCGCGACCTTTCACCCGCGATACTCTCTCATTTTTCTTGCGCATTTCGTCTCAACTCTCCCGCGAAAGCGACTCTGTTGACGTTTCCATGAAGGACGTATCAAGCAAAAGCGTATTCGCCGCGTTCGAGGCGGGAGAAATCGACTGCTTCGCTTGCAATGCGTGCGTCGAGGAATACCTGAGCGAAAGCTATCCCACGATACGCGTCAAAAAAGTCGAGTTGAAGCAGTATCCGACACACAAGGTCAGAGTGCGGGCCGATTCAGAGCTGGCCCGCATGCAGACAATTGGACTGGAGGATCTGCGTGGAGCGACATTCGGCCTACCGGCAAGCCCTGGTCTTGAGTCGGCACGCGTCGCACTCGGAGAGTTCTTCAAATACCTGGATTTCACTCCGCGAGTCGTCTTGAAATCGGGGGACAACGTCGACGAATTCAGAATATCCCTCTGCAAAGAGGATGCCATATGCATCATCCCCCAAGATAGCGTCGAAATGGACGGTTACCTCATTAAAGAAATAGACACGGGCCGCCCCGAAACGGTGAACGCGTACGTTCGCATCGACGACTCGAGACCCGAACTGCAAAAGCTCGTCGACATCATCGAGCGCGAAGCAGCTTCTTTTTAG
- a CDS encoding energy-coupling factor transporter transmembrane component T, with the protein MSQFLEYVPGTSPLHRMNPVAKLAGAVLFALACFCTSNLAFLAVLLAGALALAASCGMIRPTVGLMKAVLAFSLILAVVQVLTTPVGTPLVVLPWGFIGTGSLLAALTTVVRLTAAAIPLFLVFYVTKMNDITNAVVKVLHVPYKYAFTFTSTIHFIPVFMNDMQGIMEAQTARGVEFDQGGIVKKARLMVPLCVPLLVSSVRKTNSAAIAAEVRGFNLRTSASGFKEYPFAALDVAAIAATLALVACAVVLGIVL; encoded by the coding sequence ATGAGCCAGTTCTTGGAGTACGTTCCCGGCACGAGCCCGCTGCATCGCATGAACCCGGTGGCGAAGCTGGCCGGCGCCGTGCTGTTCGCGCTCGCGTGCTTCTGCACGAGCAACCTGGCGTTCCTGGCCGTGCTGCTGGCCGGCGCGCTCGCGCTTGCGGCCTCGTGCGGCATGATACGCCCGACCGTCGGCCTGATGAAGGCGGTGCTCGCGTTCTCGCTCATCCTAGCGGTGGTGCAGGTGCTCACCACGCCCGTGGGTACGCCGCTCGTCGTGCTGCCGTGGGGCTTCATCGGCACCGGCAGCCTACTGGCGGCGCTCACCACGGTGGTGCGTCTCACGGCGGCGGCCATCCCGCTCTTCCTCGTGTTCTACGTGACGAAGATGAACGACATCACGAACGCCGTGGTGAAGGTGCTGCACGTGCCGTACAAGTACGCGTTCACGTTTACGTCCACCATCCATTTCATCCCCGTGTTCATGAACGACATGCAGGGCATCATGGAGGCGCAGACCGCGCGCGGCGTGGAGTTCGACCAGGGCGGCATCGTGAAGAAGGCGCGCCTGATGGTGCCGCTGTGCGTGCCGCTGCTGGTGAGCAGCGTGCGCAAGACCAACAGCGCCGCCATCGCCGCTGAGGTACGCGGCTTCAACCTGCGCACTTCGGCGAGCGGCTTCAAGGAGTACCCGTTCGCGGCCCTCGACGTGGCCGCGATCGCGGCCACGCTCGCGCTGGTCGCCTGCGCCGTGGTGTTGGGGATCGTGCTGTAG
- a CDS encoding ABC transporter permease: protein MMEKLGAKRLLLPFVALVVAGFVMAMTVYPMVTAEPKNLPLGVLSLDEGAETPQGAVNVGDQIVEKMTGAAGEGAVLWTRYESQAELDAALEAHELYAAVVVPEGYTAAQLQAKMAAAQQAETPAPAPLSVIVDAGKNPMAAASVESTIKSQIADAGLEAQVERHNAGDLGGGSLNMAVQFTVLPAFIITLVCSVSLFAVTRAKKGATRAQRLRMAGVQLAAIAVLSCCVGFGVAGIVGGIAGLAIPVVETGLFLWLASFCLMALFVGCLDVAVGLGAFVIVAVFACGLATGNLPYEFLPAFWQEWLYPWVPQRFIAEGARSLFYLGGSVWNTSAGPLAVYGIVGLAVLALAPLLPGCKKPATDEQPAIQ from the coding sequence ATGATGGAGAAGCTGGGGGCGAAGCGGCTGCTGCTGCCGTTCGTCGCGCTGGTCGTGGCAGGATTCGTGATGGCGATGACCGTGTATCCCATGGTAACGGCCGAGCCGAAGAACCTGCCGCTCGGGGTGCTCTCGCTCGACGAGGGCGCCGAAACGCCCCAGGGAGCCGTAAACGTGGGCGATCAGATAGTCGAGAAGATGACGGGCGCCGCTGGCGAGGGCGCCGTCTTGTGGACGCGCTACGAGAGCCAGGCCGAGCTGGATGCGGCGCTTGAAGCGCACGAGCTGTACGCGGCCGTCGTCGTGCCCGAGGGGTACACCGCCGCCCAGCTGCAAGCCAAGATGGCGGCGGCACAGCAGGCCGAGACCCCCGCGCCCGCGCCGCTCTCGGTCATCGTCGACGCGGGCAAGAACCCGATGGCGGCCGCTTCCGTGGAGTCCACGATCAAATCCCAGATAGCCGACGCCGGCCTGGAAGCGCAGGTGGAGCGCCATAACGCGGGCGACTTGGGCGGCGGCTCTCTCAACATGGCGGTGCAGTTCACCGTGCTGCCGGCCTTCATCATCACGCTCGTCTGCTCGGTGTCGCTGTTCGCCGTCACCCGCGCGAAGAAAGGCGCGACCCGCGCGCAGCGCCTGCGCATGGCGGGCGTTCAGCTGGCGGCGATAGCGGTGCTCTCCTGCTGCGTCGGGTTCGGCGTGGCGGGCATCGTCGGCGGCATCGCGGGGCTCGCCATCCCCGTGGTGGAAACGGGCCTGTTTCTGTGGTTGGCCAGCTTCTGCCTGATGGCGCTCTTCGTGGGATGCCTCGACGTGGCCGTGGGGCTGGGAGCGTTCGTCATCGTAGCCGTGTTCGCCTGCGGCCTGGCAACCGGCAACCTGCCCTACGAGTTCCTGCCGGCGTTCTGGCAGGAGTGGCTCTACCCCTGGGTTCCCCAGCGCTTCATCGCCGAGGGCGCACGCAGCCTGTTCTACCTGGGCGGCAGCGTTTGGAACACCTCCGCCGGCCCGCTCGCCGTCTACGGCATCGTCGGCCTGGCCGTTTTGGCTCTCGCGCCTTTGCTGCCAGGGTGCAAGAAGCCCGCAACGGACGAGCAGCCTGCGATCCAGTAG
- a CDS encoding NYN domain-containing protein gives MRYLIDGYNVTRRDPATRDLPLEEQRSALERRLKLHARGALGKASYLVVWDAARGAGLERPFDAPVEYTRQPTADDAIVEKVRAASERVGVVTSDRELADRCRAAASCGVEVLPAERLFAAAMGKPSAKRRPGRIVDEGIPANAHAINRELKELWGIDDD, from the coding sequence ATGCGGTATCTCATAGACGGCTACAACGTGACGAGGCGCGACCCCGCCACGCGCGACTTGCCGTTGGAGGAGCAGCGCTCGGCGCTCGAGCGCCGTTTGAAGCTGCACGCGCGGGGCGCGCTGGGCAAGGCGTCGTACCTGGTGGTGTGGGACGCGGCGCGGGGCGCGGGCCTCGAGCGTCCCTTCGATGCGCCGGTGGAGTACACGCGCCAACCCACCGCCGACGACGCCATCGTGGAGAAGGTGCGCGCAGCCTCGGAGCGCGTCGGGGTGGTCACCTCCGACCGCGAGCTGGCCGACCGGTGCCGTGCGGCCGCGTCCTGCGGCGTGGAGGTGCTGCCCGCCGAGCGCCTGTTCGCCGCCGCCATGGGCAAGCCCTCGGCCAAGCGTCGGCCGGGGCGCATCGTCGACGAGGGCATCCCCGCCAACGCGCACGCCATCAACCGCGAGCTCAAAGAGCTCTGGGGCATCGACGACGATTGA
- a CDS encoding ABC transporter ATP-binding protein, whose product MIEIRDFTFQYRESDRPVVQGIDLAIPDGAFVGITGAAGSGKSTLTYALNGIVPHCYPGDFYGSVVVEGLDTCETELTDLSRVVGSVCQDVDSQFVTSVVEDEVLYGLENFGVPRDQMEARVAQALADMGIADLRDRVISSLSGGQKQKVAIASILALQPRVLVLDEPTAELDPASSRAVFDLLATYAREHGTTVVVVEQKIALLSQYATMLVIVDEGCIRFADGPARVMEHTDELKGIGVNCPRATTLMNRLRDQGLYDGPAVRNVGEACRVLEGVLA is encoded by the coding sequence ATGATAGAGATACGCGATTTCACCTTCCAGTACCGCGAGAGCGACCGGCCGGTGGTGCAGGGCATCGACCTGGCCATACCCGACGGCGCGTTCGTGGGCATCACGGGCGCAGCGGGGTCGGGCAAGTCCACGCTCACCTACGCGCTCAACGGCATCGTGCCGCATTGCTACCCGGGCGACTTCTACGGCTCGGTGGTGGTGGAGGGCCTGGACACATGCGAGACGGAGCTCACCGACCTCTCGCGGGTGGTGGGCAGCGTCTGCCAGGACGTGGACAGCCAGTTCGTCACCTCGGTGGTGGAGGACGAGGTGCTCTACGGCCTTGAGAACTTCGGCGTGCCGCGCGACCAGATGGAGGCGCGCGTGGCCCAGGCGCTCGCCGACATGGGCATCGCCGATCTGCGCGACCGCGTGATCTCGTCGCTCTCCGGCGGGCAGAAGCAGAAGGTGGCCATTGCGTCCATCCTGGCCCTGCAGCCGCGCGTGCTCGTGCTGGACGAGCCCACGGCCGAGCTCGATCCGGCCAGCTCGCGCGCCGTGTTCGACCTCTTGGCCACCTACGCGCGCGAGCACGGTACCACGGTCGTGGTGGTGGAGCAGAAGATAGCGCTCTTGTCCCAGTACGCCACCATGCTGGTCATCGTGGACGAGGGGTGCATCCGCTTCGCCGACGGGCCCGCGCGCGTGATGGAGCACACCGACGAGCTCAAGGGCATCGGCGTGAACTGCCCGCGCGCCACCACGCTCATGAACCGCCTGCGCGACCAGGGACTCTACGACGGGCCGGCCGTGCGCAACGTGGGCGAGGCCTGCCGCGTGCTGGAAGGGGTGCTCGCATGA
- a CDS encoding ABC transporter ATP-binding protein, with amino-acid sequence MIEFEHVSASYEATLPILQDVSFTVEDGEFVAFVGTNGAGKSTTMRLVNGLLKPSAGRVLIDGVPTTELRTSELARRVGFLFQNPDSQICCNTVREELLFGFRALGQDGPEAEARVDALMGEFGFNADDDPFLLNRGARQLLALASIVVLAPPVVVLDEPTTGLDFRECEKVMDIIRRLHEGGTTVIMVCHDMEVVADHAARCIVMSEGRVVDDGPTFDVLRNHDTMARASLEPPQIVGISLALAQAMPQMVGTAVARANDLDEMTAAVAEAAACGKGGSR; translated from the coding sequence ATGATCGAATTCGAGCACGTGAGTGCCTCCTACGAGGCGACGCTGCCCATCCTGCAGGACGTGAGCTTCACGGTGGAAGACGGCGAGTTCGTGGCGTTCGTGGGCACGAACGGCGCGGGCAAGTCCACCACGATGCGCCTGGTGAACGGCCTGTTGAAGCCGAGCGCGGGGCGCGTGCTCATCGACGGCGTGCCCACAACCGAGCTGCGCACGAGCGAGCTCGCGCGGCGCGTAGGGTTCCTGTTCCAGAATCCCGACAGCCAGATCTGCTGCAACACCGTGCGCGAGGAGCTGCTGTTCGGCTTCCGCGCTTTGGGGCAGGACGGCCCCGAGGCCGAGGCGCGGGTGGACGCCCTCATGGGCGAATTCGGCTTCAATGCCGACGACGACCCGTTCCTTTTGAACCGCGGCGCGCGGCAGCTGCTCGCGCTCGCGTCCATCGTGGTGCTCGCGCCACCGGTGGTGGTGCTCGACGAGCCCACGACGGGCCTCGACTTCCGCGAGTGCGAGAAGGTGATGGACATCATCCGGCGGCTGCACGAGGGCGGCACGACGGTGATCATGGTGTGCCACGACATGGAGGTGGTGGCCGACCACGCCGCGCGCTGCATCGTGATGAGCGAGGGCCGGGTGGTGGACGACGGCCCCACGTTCGACGTGCTGCGCAACCACGACACGATGGCGCGGGCTTCGCTCGAGCCGCCGCAGATCGTGGGCATCTCGCTCGCGCTCGCGCAGGCGATGCCGCAGATGGTGGGCACGGCTGTGGCGCGGGCGAACGACCTGGACGAGATGACGGCGGCCGTGGCCGAGGCGGCCGCGTGCGGGAAGGGAGGCTCCCGATGA
- a CDS encoding TetR/AcrR family transcriptional regulator — MARPKYEAGQRTARERLEDAFWELLERHPVSEITVGMLCARAGCNRGTFYYHFDGIEDMAEQVAAENLPKQCPALVRGYLRGAAPSVAFDEGERRDIERLCLLVGSHSTPEVVRAAKAALVAARLDDLGLSWDELDMPAKTVVTFMADGILGALAWHAEDAATSESADLNQVFATVFDTFTKPALDRLRASLPNDARDA; from the coding sequence ATGGCGCGTCCGAAGTACGAGGCGGGGCAGCGCACGGCGCGCGAGCGACTGGAGGACGCGTTCTGGGAGCTGCTCGAGCGCCATCCGGTGAGCGAGATCACCGTCGGCATGCTGTGCGCGCGTGCCGGATGCAACCGCGGTACGTTCTACTACCATTTCGACGGCATCGAGGATATGGCCGAGCAGGTGGCGGCCGAAAATCTACCGAAGCAATGCCCGGCGCTCGTGCGCGGCTATCTGCGCGGCGCGGCGCCCTCGGTGGCCTTCGACGAGGGGGAGAGGCGTGACATCGAGCGTTTGTGCCTGCTAGTGGGGAGCCACAGCACGCCGGAGGTCGTACGCGCCGCCAAGGCCGCGCTCGTCGCGGCGCGCCTCGACGATTTGGGGCTTTCGTGGGACGAGCTCGACATGCCCGCGAAAACCGTCGTCACGTTCATGGCCGACGGCATCCTCGGCGCGCTCGCGTGGCATGCCGAGGACGCCGCGACGTCGGAAAGCGCGGACCTCAACCAGGTGTTCGCAACCGTCTTCGACACCTTCACGAAGCCCGCCCTCGACCGGCTGCGCGCGAGCCTGCCCAACGACGCGCGCGATGCATGA
- a CDS encoding tryptophan transporter has product MEQQIKREVATQAAAAAAEAAAPRKREVAAAPKKAGLSTQDLILIAVLLAAGAVLKLTVGSLLSSMGMKPNFIIAMYCLAIILTRPKLGQTLIIGLLAGLICQIPLLNATPLLNIPSEILGALACGLLIKVPMSIGGKLDLNPLVNTFISTVVSGGTFALLSIYINVVSTGGDVMVALATYAAIVFGTATFNCILVQVLAMPLKKVLKR; this is encoded by the coding sequence ATGGAACAGCAGATCAAGCGCGAGGTTGCGACGCAGGCGGCAGCGGCGGCGGCAGAGGCGGCCGCGCCCCGCAAGCGCGAGGTGGCGGCGGCGCCGAAGAAGGCGGGCCTCTCCACGCAGGACCTCATCCTCATCGCCGTGTTGCTGGCGGCGGGCGCCGTGCTCAAGCTCACGGTGGGGTCGCTTTTGTCGTCGATGGGCATGAAGCCGAACTTCATCATCGCCATGTACTGCCTGGCCATCATCCTCACGCGCCCGAAGCTGGGGCAGACCCTGATCATCGGCCTTTTGGCGGGCCTCATCTGCCAGATCCCGCTGCTGAACGCCACGCCTTTGCTGAACATCCCATCTGAGATTCTGGGCGCGCTCGCGTGCGGCCTGCTCATCAAGGTGCCCATGAGCATCGGTGGCAAGCTCGACCTGAACCCGCTCGTGAACACGTTCATCTCCACCGTGGTGTCCGGCGGCACGTTCGCGCTCCTGTCCATCTACATCAACGTGGTGTCCACCGGCGGCGACGTCATGGTGGCGCTCGCAACCTACGCCGCCATCGTCTTCGGCACGGCGACGTTCAACTGCATCCTCGTGCAGGTGCTGGCGATGCCCCTGAAGAAGGTCCTCAAGCGTTAG
- a CDS encoding deoxyribonuclease IV, which translates to MFTIGCHLSSAKGYLHMAKAAVSIDANTFQFFTRNPRGGRAKAIDPADVAAFAAYAPEHGIERILAHAPYTLNPASDKQQTRDFALMVLAEDLGRMEETPHQLYNMHPGSATGQTHEEAIAKIADALNQSLLPHQTTTLLLETMAGKGSEVGGTFEELAAIIAQVELADHVGVCLDTCHVWDAGYDIVGDLDGVLDEFDRVIGLERLRAIHLNDSLNARGARKDRHARIGEGQIGFEALAAVTNNPRLRDLPFYLETPNPELSGYAEEIAALRAAHEG; encoded by the coding sequence ATGTTCACCATCGGATGCCACCTGTCGAGCGCCAAAGGCTACCTCCACATGGCGAAGGCGGCCGTGTCCATCGATGCCAACACGTTCCAGTTCTTCACGCGCAACCCGCGCGGCGGGCGCGCAAAGGCCATCGACCCTGCGGACGTGGCGGCCTTCGCCGCGTACGCGCCCGAGCACGGCATCGAGCGCATCCTGGCGCACGCGCCCTACACGCTGAACCCCGCTTCCGACAAGCAGCAGACGCGCGACTTCGCGCTCATGGTGCTGGCCGAGGACCTGGGGCGCATGGAGGAGACGCCGCACCAGCTGTACAACATGCATCCGGGCAGCGCCACCGGCCAGACGCACGAAGAGGCCATCGCGAAGATCGCCGATGCGCTCAACCAGTCGCTTCTGCCGCATCAGACCACCACGTTGCTCTTGGAGACGATGGCGGGGAAGGGCAGCGAGGTCGGCGGCACGTTCGAGGAGCTGGCGGCCATCATCGCGCAGGTGGAGCTGGCCGACCACGTGGGCGTGTGCCTGGACACGTGCCATGTGTGGGACGCCGGCTACGACATCGTGGGCGACCTGGACGGCGTGTTGGACGAGTTCGACCGCGTGATCGGCCTTGAGCGTCTGCGCGCCATCCACCTCAACGACTCCCTCAACGCGCGCGGCGCGCGCAAGGACCGCCACGCGCGCATCGGCGAGGGCCAGATCGGCTTCGAGGCGCTCGCCGCCGTCACGAACAACCCGCGGCTGCGCGACCTGCCGTTCTACCTGGAGACGCCCAACCCCGAGCTCTCCGGCTACGCCGAGGAGATCGCCGCCTTGCGCGCCGCGCACGAGGGGTAG
- a CDS encoding cytochrome c3 family protein, whose translation MKKIITLSACMLIAAALAVTAGCQPKEQEGVVKQADAGNGSSGIEVAWSADMDCLMCHQAQHDSLTAAHVGQTCLDCHVDTSGLGAIHEGKTAEDKAPTRLKKTDIADAACEACHDSYAVLAEKTVDSTILTDSQGTVVNPHEARDLGPEEHLDLTCAECHAEHGDQTVEEMAREVCLNCHHDDVYECGTCHTI comes from the coding sequence ATGAAGAAGATCATAACCCTTTCGGCCTGTATGTTGATAGCTGCGGCGCTTGCCGTGACGGCGGGCTGCCAGCCAAAAGAGCAGGAGGGCGTGGTGAAACAGGCTGATGCTGGAAACGGTTCCTCCGGGATCGAGGTCGCCTGGAGCGCGGACATGGATTGCTTGATGTGTCATCAGGCTCAGCACGATTCGTTGACGGCTGCCCACGTTGGTCAGACGTGCTTGGACTGTCATGTGGATACCTCGGGCCTCGGCGCGATCCATGAAGGCAAAACGGCCGAAGACAAAGCACCGACGCGCCTGAAGAAAACCGATATCGCCGATGCCGCATGCGAGGCTTGCCACGATTCCTATGCCGTGCTCGCCGAGAAAACCGTCGACAGCACTATTCTCACCGATTCCCAAGGAACCGTCGTCAACCCGCATGAGGCGAGGGATCTGGGTCCGGAAGAGCACCTCGATCTTACGTGTGCCGAGTGTCACGCAGAGCACGGCGACCAAACCGTCGAAGAGATGGCACGTGAGGTGTGTCTAAACTGCCACCACGACGATGTCTACGAATGCGGTACCTGTCACACGATTTAG
- a CDS encoding FprA family A-type flavoprotein, with protein sequence MLHAVEVKPDVYWVGGVDWNERNFHGYTTDRGSTYNAYLIMDEQPTLIDTCKPAFAGELIERVREVVDPARIEHIVANHVEQDHSGALPALCELAPNARVYASAPYGVSGLAAHYGDRGYVPVKTGDTLSIGRRTLTFTQTMMVHWPDNMAAYSDVDRILFSNDAFGQHYASSKHFDDEVGLPEVLAQAKKYYANIVMPYSRHVQRALGALEGLDINMIAPSHGVIWRSHVPEILETYARWSSLAPDDYAVVVYDSMWHATEAMAHEILEAFIECGVPARLFDLKANHISDIMTEVLSAKYVAVGSPTLNNGMMPTVAAFLCYLKGLSPKTGWEGRAGIPFGSYGWGTNGPDEVAEVLEKCGFDLPLGTLSHQWVHDAASLEELQEAIVATLGK encoded by the coding sequence ATGCTGCATGCGGTCGAGGTGAAGCCGGACGTGTACTGGGTCGGCGGCGTTGATTGGAACGAGCGGAACTTCCACGGCTACACGACGGACCGGGGGTCGACGTACAACGCCTACCTTATCATGGACGAGCAGCCCACGCTCATCGACACGTGCAAGCCGGCGTTCGCGGGCGAGCTCATCGAGCGCGTGCGCGAGGTGGTGGATCCCGCGCGCATCGAGCACATCGTCGCGAACCATGTGGAGCAGGACCACTCCGGCGCCCTTCCCGCCCTCTGCGAGCTCGCGCCGAACGCGCGCGTCTACGCGAGCGCGCCCTACGGGGTGAGCGGCCTGGCCGCCCATTACGGCGATCGCGGCTACGTGCCCGTGAAGACCGGCGACACGCTCAGCATCGGCAGGCGCACGCTCACGTTCACGCAGACCATGATGGTTCACTGGCCCGACAACATGGCCGCGTACTCCGACGTCGACCGCATCCTGTTCTCCAACGACGCGTTCGGCCAGCACTACGCCTCGTCCAAGCACTTCGACGACGAGGTGGGCCTGCCCGAGGTGCTCGCCCAGGCCAAGAAGTACTACGCGAACATCGTCATGCCGTACTCGCGGCACGTGCAGCGCGCGCTGGGGGCGCTCGAGGGCCTCGACATCAACATGATCGCGCCGAGCCACGGCGTGATCTGGCGCAGCCACGTGCCCGAGATCCTCGAGACGTACGCGCGTTGGAGCTCGCTTGCGCCCGACGACTACGCGGTGGTCGTCTACGATTCCATGTGGCATGCCACCGAGGCCATGGCGCACGAGATCCTCGAGGCGTTCATCGAGTGCGGCGTGCCCGCGCGCCTGTTCGACCTCAAGGCCAACCACATCTCCGACATCATGACCGAGGTGCTGTCGGCGAAGTACGTGGCCGTGGGCTCGCCCACGCTCAACAACGGCATGATGCCCACGGTGGCGGCGTTCCTCTGCTACCTCAAGGGCCTCTCGCCGAAGACGGGGTGGGAGGGCCGTGCGGGCATCCCGTTCGGCTCATACGGCTGGGGGACGAACGGCCCCGACGAGGTGGCCGAGGTGCTGGAGAAATGTGGCTTCGACCTGCCGCTCGGCACGCTCTCGCATCAATGGGTCCACGACGCCGCCAGCTTGGAGGAGCTTCAGGAGGCCATCGTCGCGACGCTGGGGAAGTAG
- a CDS encoding FAD-dependent oxidoreductase codes for MSKRQNPVMRDGISRRSFLGGAALAVLGASSLTLGGCGSQGSGSASHLPESWDEECDILVVGYGGAGAAAAITATQEDLGKVLVLEAGPEGTEGGNTRVSGNLMFIPDNASDAVTYQKALNGPYEVEDELLQAWADELVKNVEWLKDLGATMKSMPLFAPEFPEVEGSKGAKTYCVDGKFNMPSLWEALKEQEEALGFAVRYGHRATRLIHDPETREVFGVSVQTEEGAEKKIKASKGVVLACGGFENNLEMMKTYYELGCSEVRPVGTPYNRGDGFSMIEPLGAKLWHMNNTAGNGYYVRSGGAEVENVGPFAFSGKDYIYVGPDGKRFMYEEKTGLARHGKIYERGTWITMPTPTPAYAIFGQKSFDAAPVVTTNVQASFMCANKLYLAEDNQSFVDKGVISKADTIEDLAEAIGYDPQVLKDTLEAYNASAASGTDGEFGRGEAVYDSFSMANNVAGGDGGDGDGVFVAIEPFTLEAIEGPFYAIELVPRVLNTQGGPKRTAKGEVTDTEGRPIPRLCAAGEFGCVYSYMYNGGGNVSEALSSGRTAVRTIGSLEPWDSTESGK; via the coding sequence ATGAGCAAAAGGCAAAATCCGGTCATGCGGGACGGAATATCGCGGCGCAGCTTCCTCGGAGGAGCTGCCCTCGCAGTCTTGGGAGCGTCGTCGCTCACCCTCGGGGGATGCGGATCGCAAGGATCGGGGTCGGCGTCGCATCTTCCCGAATCTTGGGACGAAGAATGCGACATCCTGGTCGTTGGGTACGGCGGGGCCGGAGCCGCAGCGGCCATCACGGCAACCCAAGAAGATCTTGGCAAGGTTTTGGTGCTTGAAGCGGGGCCCGAGGGAACGGAGGGCGGCAATACCCGTGTTTCCGGGAATCTCATGTTCATACCCGACAACGCCTCCGATGCCGTCACGTATCAGAAAGCTCTCAACGGGCCGTATGAAGTAGAAGACGAACTCCTGCAGGCGTGGGCGGACGAGCTCGTGAAGAATGTCGAGTGGCTTAAGGATCTCGGAGCGACGATGAAGAGCATGCCCCTTTTCGCACCTGAGTTTCCCGAGGTCGAGGGGTCGAAAGGCGCTAAAACGTACTGTGTGGACGGAAAGTTCAACATGCCCTCGCTTTGGGAGGCCCTCAAGGAGCAGGAGGAGGCCCTTGGCTTCGCGGTGCGGTATGGGCACCGTGCAACAAGACTCATCCACGACCCCGAGACCCGCGAAGTGTTCGGCGTTTCGGTGCAAACCGAAGAAGGAGCCGAGAAAAAGATTAAGGCCAGCAAGGGCGTGGTTCTTGCGTGCGGAGGTTTTGAGAACAATCTCGAAATGATGAAAACGTATTACGAGCTTGGCTGCTCAGAAGTTCGCCCTGTCGGTACGCCTTACAACAGGGGCGACGGTTTCAGCATGATCGAGCCGCTCGGAGCGAAGCTCTGGCACATGAACAACACGGCTGGAAATGGCTATTACGTCCGTTCCGGTGGAGCTGAGGTAGAGAATGTCGGGCCTTTCGCCTTCTCGGGGAAGGACTACATCTATGTCGGCCCCGATGGAAAACGTTTCATGTATGAAGAGAAGACAGGACTTGCGCGCCATGGCAAGATATACGAGCGCGGTACCTGGATCACCATGCCCACGCCGACGCCTGCCTATGCGATATTCGGTCAGAAGAGCTTCGACGCGGCCCCTGTGGTCACGACCAACGTCCAGGCCTCGTTCATGTGTGCCAACAAGCTGTATTTGGCAGAGGACAACCAGAGCTTCGTGGACAAAGGGGTCATCTCGAAGGCCGACACCATCGAGGATCTAGCAGAGGCCATCGGGTACGACCCGCAGGTGCTCAAAGACACCCTCGAAGCGTACAACGCATCGGCCGCTTCGGGTACGGACGGGGAGTTCGGCAGAGGGGAAGCCGTGTACGACAGCTTTTCGATGGCGAATAACGTTGCGGGCGGCGACGGCGGCGACGGCGATGGGGTTTTTGTCGCTATCGAGCCTTTTACGCTTGAGGCCATCGAGGGCCCCTTCTATGCAATCGAGCTTGTCCCTCGCGTCCTCAATACGCAAGGTGGGCCCAAGCGCACAGCGAAAGGCGAAGTGACCGACACCGAAGGACGCCCCATCCCCCGCTTGTGCGCAGCGGGAGAGTTCGGTTGCGTCTACTCGTACATGTACAATGGCGGAGGAAATGTTTCCGAAGCGCTTTCGTCGGGTCGTACAGCCGTTCGCACCATTGGCTCTCTTGAGCCATGGGATTCCACCGAGTCTGGGAAATAG